The proteins below come from a single Pieris brassicae chromosome 1, ilPieBrab1.1, whole genome shotgun sequence genomic window:
- the LOC123720337 gene encoding dynein axonemal intermediate chain 3 produces the protein MTQQPMPRRKRFIPKYDVEGVYKIALGEDTQIQIEIVIGTHVNAQFPWKSISKAKIMETIEMGGELSELFPLKAQLEAYPGEEVLMGYISDESKDVDEFYVCCTIEAKDHCKQQSDRFIKRQEKKLEKAVQKKPRPWKSLGSEVEIKELRPINARPLLEMEIRVKFPKGYAPKSLKVRDTNASRDGYIELTPYRQKFNNIFRRRVDCASQITPALVNDSAQTVLKYPQNMWTQSIADALGKVDDKNAGGDTGKEGGGLPAEKDAQSSDEGEEDVGDASDEVGLIAYKNALLRMRRPSYIKKINNFMNTINPEMNSIVELNTVMDMYCNDYPNLVSEQAVDVYDTMTFDEYVCFTDVRAKDKYVSCAVFHPMWSGIVAICYADGSPTVIKTATSRADPIQRAVYGINPVLIWSHIDSLIPKLTLESPREVKILSFCPFNENVLIGGCINGQIILWDLSNKLENVERMEVLSEKREKYRIAMNAHMGWMKNVQDNAVVQPTALTNLVTSHYGPITSINWLSPNFTVTPTGKSIFNKDQKKSLMFFSGSDDGVILIWNLSVENVTQFEGKKVKKSKRVPKRPSGLLVDVSEFKVLDRVLQPCYKIVLGEAGQPQILPLQSFGMDAPKIKYIYIPKNTGSGRTYYTFDIARQCEADINTILYCGSQHGELIKITWDGHEFNTGEVVNSEYADISYSCCIHDGIITSTEKNPFINHVTLTVGGKILAIWSDKLLNKPLTWKKRPYRLTAGIWSLYKPSLFFVTTSEGDLETWDLLLRSDQPIAIQTLSGNMLTGISLHTLPVAKNMIGVSDVNGSFRLFLDPPIFMIENPNYTGRMEATIIRELKVMQSFMAWQREWMLNNPHILQEMKRKEGALLALKEEEKRKEREEEERRLEEEAEARRQEKSKVVGPEERWQKIIQKLIERTIAVKKRINRTELIEHEKPLRELEAQRLEKERRMLEIMKNQKTIFNDTVAILFPEAIKKEEKIKKSLLLDTKSNLKKSYLEEYTNLKNSSLATVRDNPFTTAFSWDSTVAEGTERRQALNAHEDFIKLHQLRLDEEGIAPAPQTITVKEVVELSEDLEEDKE, from the coding sequence ATGACGCAACAACCTATGCCAAGGAGAAAAAGGTTTATACCCAAATATGATGTTGAAGGTGTATACAAAATTGCTTTGGGCGAAGACACccaaattcaaattgaaaTAGTTATTGGAACGCATGTTAATGCCCAATTTCCCTGGAAATCAATAAGCAAAGCAAAAATTATGGAAACTATTGAAATGGGAGGGGAATTATCTGAACTTTTCCCACTGAAAGCGCAACTCGAAGCCTATCCTGGTGAGGAAGTGTTGATGGGCTATATATCTGATGAATCAAAAGACGTTGATGAATTTTATGTTTGCTGTACCATTGAGGCTAAAGATCATTGCAAACAACAGTCCGATAGATTTATAAAACGCCAGGAGAAAAAATTAGAGAAAGCTGTTCAAAAAAAGCCAAGGCCATGGAAAAGCTTAGGCAGTGAAGTTGAAATTAAAGAATTGCGACCTATTAATGCCAGACCTCTCTTAGAAATGGAGATTCGCGTTAAATTTCCTAAGGGATATGCACCTAAAAGTCTTAAAGTTAGAGATACTAATGCAAGTAGAGACGGTTACATAGAATTAACACCATAtagacaaaaatttaataacatatttagaCGGAGAGTAGATTGTGCATCACAAATAACTCCTGCCCTTGTAAATGATTCCGCACAAACTGTGTTAAAGTATCCACAAAATATGTGGACACAATCTATAGCAGATGCATTAGGAAAAGTTGATGACAAAAATGCTGGTGGAGATACCGGAAAGGAAGGTGGTGGATTGCCTGCTGAAAAAGATGCTCAAAGTTCAGATGAAGGCGAAGAAGATGTCGGAGACGCGTCAGATGAGGTTGGCTTGATAGCTTATAAAAATGCCCTACTGCGAATGAGAAGACCAtcttatataaagaaaattaataattttatgaatacaaTAAATCCTGAAATGAACTCTATAGTAGAACTTAATACAGTCATGGATATGTATTGCAATGATTATCCAAATTTAGTATCTGAACAAGCAGTAGACGTTTATGACACCATGACATTTGACGAATACGTATGTTTTACTGACGTAAGAGCAAAAGATAAGTATGTCTCATGTGCTGTGTTTCATCCAATGTGGTCTGGTATAGTAGCAATTTGCTACGCAGATGGATCACCAACAGTAATTAAAACAGCAACTTCGCGAGCAGATCCTATTCAAAGAGCAGTGTATGGTATAAATCCAGTTTTAATTTGGAGTCATATCGATAGTTTAATTCCAAAGCTAACTCTGGAATCTCCTCGAGAGGTTAAAATTCTTTCATTTTGTCcatttaatgaaaatgttttaattggtGGCTGTATAAAtggacaaataattttatgggaTTTATCCAATAAGTTAGAAAACGTTGAAAGAATGGAAGTATTAAGCGAAAAAAGAGAAAAGTACCGAATAGCTATGAATGCTCACATGGGTTGGATGAAAAATGTACAAGATAATGCTGTTGTACAGCCTACCGCTTTAACAAATTTAGTGACGAGCCATTATGGTCCTATCACATCGATTAATTGGCTTTCCCCTAACTTTACTGTAACACCTACTggtaaatctatatttaacaAGGACCAGAAGAAATCACTAATGTTTTTCAGTGGTTCGGACGATGGTGTGATATTGATATGGAATCTTTCTGTAGAAAACGTAACTCAATTTGAAggcaaaaaagtaaaaaaatcgaaaagaGTCCCAAAGAGACCTTCTGGGCTACTTGTTGATGTATCTGAATTTAAAGTTTTGGATCGAGTTTTGCAACCGTGTTATAAAATAGTTCTTGGTGAAGCTGGACAACCACAAATATTGCCACTACAAAGCTTTGGAATGGATGctccaaaaattaaatacatttatatccCAAAAAACACAGGGTCTGGCCGTACATACTATACATTTGACATAGCACGACAATGTGAGGCTgacattaatacaatattatactgTGGATCTCAACACGgtgaactaataaaaataacatggGATGGACATGAATTTAATACAGGAGAAGTTGTAAATTCGGAATACGCTGATATCAGCTACAGCTGTTGTATACATGATGGTATCATTACTTCAACTGAAAAGAATCCTTTCATCAATCATGTAACACTAACAGTTGGAGGTAAAATCTTAGCAATTTGGtctgataaattattaaacaaaccgTTGACGTGGAAAAAGCGGCCATATAGATTAACTGCTGGTATTTGGTCTTTATATAAACCTAGTTTATTCTTTGTTACTACATCTGAAGGTGATTTAGAGACTTGGGACTTGTTATTAAGGAGTGATCAGCCAATCGCCATACAAACATTATCTGGTAATATGCTCACAGGTATTAGTTTACATACACTTCCAGTAGCAAAAAATATGATTGGTGTAAGTGATGTCAACGGATCATTTAGATTATTTCTCGATCCACCCATATTTATGATTGAAAATCCTAACTATACAGGGAGAATGGAAGCAACCATAATACGCGAATTAAAAGTTATGCAATCGTTTATGGCTTGGCAAAGAGAGTGGATGTTGAATAATCCTCATATTTTACAAGAAATGAAAAGAAAGGAAGGAGCTCTATTAGCActtaaagaagaagaaaaacgAAAAGAAAGAGAGGAAGAAGAAAGGAGATTAGAAGAAGAAGCAGAAGCGCGAAGACAAGAAAAGTCCAAAGTAGTGGGCCCAGAGGAAAGATggcaaaaaattatacaaaaactaaTCGAAAGAACCATTGctgttaaaaaaagaattaacaGAACTGAACTTATAGAACACGAAAAGCCTCTTAGAGAATTGGAAGCTCAGCGCTTAGAAAAAGAAAGGAGAATGTTAGAAATTATGAAAAACcagaaaactatttttaatgacaCTGTTGCTATTCTTTTTCCTGAAGCTATTAAAAAGGAAGaaaagattaaaaagagtttGCTATTGGACACAAAAAGTAATCtaaaaaaatcgtatttaGAAGAATATACGAATCTTAAAAATAGTTCATTAGCTACCGTCCGTGACAATCCATTTACAACCGCATTTTCATGGGACTCAACTGTAGCAGAAGGAACAGAAAGAAGACAGGCACTCAATGCTCACGAAGATTTCATTAAACTTCACCAATTAAGGCTAGATGAAGAAGGGATTGCCCCAGCACCTCAAACTATTACTGTAAAAGAAGTTGTAGAACTTTCAGAGGACCTTGAAGAAGATAAAGAATAG